A genomic stretch from Anser cygnoides isolate HZ-2024a breed goose chromosome 30, Taihu_goose_T2T_genome, whole genome shotgun sequence includes:
- the LOC136787622 gene encoding olfactory receptor 14C36-like — protein LHYGSLVGSRACAQMAAAAWGSGFLNAVLHTATTFSLPLCQGNVVDQFFCEIPQILKLSCSDAYLREVGALVCSVSLFFGCFVFIAVSYVQIFRAVLRIPSEQGRHKAFSTCLPHLAVVSLSISTAVFAYLKPPCISSPSLDPLVAVLYSVVPPAVNPLIYSMRNQELKHALVKLMTRCV, from the coding sequence ctgcactacgggagcctcgtgggcagcagagcttgtgcccagatggcagcagctgcctggggcagtggctttctcaatgctgtcctgcacacggccactacattttccctgcccctctgccaaggcaatgttgtggaccagttcttctgtgaaatcccccagatcctcaagctctcctgctcagatgcctacctcagggaagttggggcacttgtgtgtagtgtttctttattttttggttgtttcGTTTTCATAGcggtgtcctatgtgcagatcttcagggctgtgctgaggatcccctctgagcagggccggcacaaagccttttccacgtgcctccctcacctggccgtggtctccctgtctATCAGCACTGCcgtgtttgcctacctgaagcccccctgcatctcctccccatccctggacccgctggtggcagttctgtactcagtggtgcctccagctgtgaaccccctcatctacagcatgaggaaccaggagctcaagcatGCCCTGGTGAAACTGATGACTAGGTGTGTGTAA